One Triticum dicoccoides isolate Atlit2015 ecotype Zavitan chromosome 5B, WEW_v2.0, whole genome shotgun sequence genomic window carries:
- the LOC119305438 gene encoding uncharacterized protein LOC119305438: protein MSGRSGRGRGGGGGRPTKADQLMHGAIDHFGRMGYAESDIRSTVGQLIEVYGEDASSFLKEDDYRVVQDALFEKQEQEEQQQQQEKPKQNEAATSEARTASDMPIVDMHNEMPPGAELSVEGVDPMLIDPPAPEATMAPPAATGTSRAGRPCYGWISESESDSDYEEYLASRRQATHAPIPGSG from the exons ATGTCGGGGCGGAGCGGGCGCGGGCGCGGAGGCGGGGGCGGGAGGCCGACGAAGGCGGACCAGCTGATGCATGGGGCCATCGACCACTTCGGACGGATGGGCTACGCCGAGTCCGACATCCGCAGCACCGTCGGGCAACTCATCGAG GTCTATGGGGAGGATGCTTCGTCGTTCCTGAAGGAAGACGATTACCGGGTCGTGCAGGACGCGCTATTTGAgaagcaggagcaggaagagcagcagcagcagcaggagaagCCTAAA CAAAACGAAGCAGCAACCTCTGAGGCACGAACAGCAAGTGACATGCCAATTGTGGACATGCACAATGAGATGCCACCTGGGGCTGAGTTATCAGTTGAGGGAGTAGACCCTATGCTCATCGACCCGCCTGCTCCTGAGGCTACAATGGCACCTCCTGCAGCTACAGGAACTAGTAGAGCAGGGCGTCCCTGCTATGGATGGATTAGCGAATCTGAGAGTGATTCGGACTATGAAGAATACCTCGCCAGTCGACGACAGGCGACACATGCTCCAATCCCAGGAAGCGGCTGA